In the genome of Paenibacillus sp. GP183, the window TGCCACAAATATTTATTGCTCCTTCCAGCAATGAAACCTGCATCAATGAATCCCACCTTATTGGGAATTCCACGCAATTGATATGTCCCCGAAGTAAACAACGGGCTAACGTCCCATGAAGGTTCGGCCACCGATAGCACAGCATCACCATACATGATACCGTCTAATTCTACTTCATAATCCCAAAGTCCACTTAACGGCAGAGCAAAAGAAGTAGTAAAACGTTCCAAGCTGGAATAACCGCTGCTTCGCTCTTTGATCATGATGTGAGGTGTTGCTGTCACAACCATACCGGTCTCATTATGAATAGCCCGATCAATAAATCAGAAAAGCGATGATTATCGGCTGCGGCATTGCCTTCCATGTTCGTTATTCAAATATACATTGACAGGAATATTCCTTTTGGGGTATATTAAGATTGTGAAAGGGAAATCTTGTAAGGAGGAGAAAATTTTATAAACATGAATGTTGTTCGGATCTGATCACCTCATGAATTTATCCATTTTCACTGCTATCTCCGAGTCAAACCGATTACAAACTATTGAAGGGATGATGTATAAATGAAAAAAATATTAACGATCTATTGGATATTTACAGGGCTTTTGATGGCATTAACGATTTTGGGTTCTATTCCTGATGTAATGTCTGTTCCCGATGCAATTGCTTTATTTACGCATTTAGGTTATCCTGCCTACCTTCTCCCATTTATAGGGATTGCAAAATTATTAGGCGTTTTGGCGTTACTTATCCCTGGATTTCCGCGTATTAAGGAGTGGGTTTATGCCGGTTTTGTATATGATTTTACGGGGGCGATGTATTCAAGTATATCAGTCGGTGACCCCGCCAGCAGCTGGCTGCTTTTCCTAGTAGGATACATTTTGATTGCCGGCTCCTATATTTACCATCACAAAAAACTTAAATCCAATTTATTAAACAAGGAAGAGCCCCGATTG includes:
- a CDS encoding DUF4871 domain-containing protein; protein product: MVVTATPHIMIKERSSGYSSLERFTTSFALPLSGLWDYEVELDGIMYGDAVLSVAEPSWDVSPLFTSGTYQLRGIPNKVGFIDAGFIAGRSNKYLWHFWGTEAELNGNFKVKALKKGTHQFIDLFSADYLGGKNNGADRSIPTSMSLPTSGRWKLLAYMNDQLFGSIVIDVK
- a CDS encoding DoxX family protein, which gives rise to MKKILTIYWIFTGLLMALTILGSIPDVMSVPDAIALFTHLGYPAYLLPFIGIAKLLGVLALLIPGFPRIKEWVYAGFVYDFTGAMYSSISVGDPASSWLLFLVGYILIAGSYIYHHKKLKSNLLNKEEPRLILEV